The following proteins come from a genomic window of Triticum aestivum cultivar Chinese Spring chromosome 6A, IWGSC CS RefSeq v2.1, whole genome shotgun sequence:
- the LOC123130170 gene encoding uncharacterized protein, with amino-acid sequence MPRSSRRRRHPCSPAVGPLGEDDLLREILLRLPPQPSSLPRASAVCRRWRLLLSDPGFSRRFRIHHRRDPPLLGFFVRNEDLPFLPALDAPDRVSPGRFSLQRGDGDGDRFMSLGCRHGLVLVVNKPKNQILVWDPVIGDQHRLDVPPGVAIHAEKTPINGAVLRAAGDDAQHFQVALTVADNDDKQHRRALACVYSSEAGAWGELVSTQLPSRVPMSNVGTFVSTYKPTVLIGDSLYWRLAGNFTGILEFDLEKQSLAVIRLPVHILEDGHCLFSIMRAEGGGLGLLLQTDRSIQLWKRKTDCDGVASWGLGRTIELDKLLSLNSEENDIIIQGPMGENNVVFVWTHHILFTVHLESLQFNKLPGAYPLFHYHPFESVYAAGI; translated from the exons ATGCCTAggtctagccgccgccgccgccacccctgcTCGCCGGCGGTCGGGCCACTGGGCGAAGACGACCTGCTCCGCGAGATCCTCCTCCGCCTGCCTCCGCAGCCCTCCTCCCTCCCCCGCGCCTCCGCCGTCTGCAGGCGCTGGCGCCTCCTCCTCTCCGACCCAGGCTTCTCCCGCCGCTTCCGCATCCACCACCGCCGCGACCCACCCCTACTCGGTTTCTTCGTCAGAAATGAAGATCTGCCCTTCCTACCTGCTCTCGACGCCCCGGATCGTGTCTCCCCCGGCCGTTTCTCCTTgcagcgcggcgacggcgacggcgaccggTTCATGTCCCTTGGATGCCGCCATGGCCTGGTACTCGTCGTCAACAAACCTAAGAACCAGATCCTGGTGTGGGACCCCGTCATCGGCGACCAGCACCGCCTTGACGTGCCCCCGGGGGTTGCGATACATGCAGAGAAGACACCGATCAACGGGGCGGTGCTTCGTGCTGCTGGAGACGATGCCCAACACTTCCAAGTGGCGTTGACAGTGGCAGACAACGATGACAAGCAACACAGACGAGCGCTTGCCTGCGTTTACTCCTCAGAGGCTGGCGCATGGGGTGAACTCGTCTCAACACAGCTTCCATCTCGCGTTCCAATGAGTAATGTTGGCACCTTCGTTTCTACTTACAAGCCTACCGTGCTGATTGGGGATTCCCTTTACTGGAGGCTTGCTGGGAATTTTACCGGAATTCTTGAGTTTGATTTGGAGAAGCAAAGCCTAGCTGTCATACGGTTGCCAGTGCATATCCTTGAAGACGGCCATTGCCTATTCTCGATTATGCGCGCAGAGGGTGGTGGCCTTGGTTTACTCCTCCAGACAGACCGCAGCATCCAGTTATGGAAGAGGAAGACTGATTGTGATGGTGTTGCTTCATGGGGTCTTGGAAGAACCATTGAACTGGACAAGCTACTTTCTCTGAATTCGGAGGAGAATGACATAATAATACAAGGGCCCATGGGGGAAAATAATGTGGTGTTCGTATGGACACATCACATCCTCTTTACGGTCCATCTTGAGTCATTGCAGTTCAATAAACTTCCTGGAGCCTACCCCCTTTTTCATTATCATCCATTTGAAAGTGTCTACGCTGCAG GTATCTAG